From the Microtus ochrogaster isolate Prairie Vole_2 unplaced genomic scaffold, MicOch1.0 UNK80, whole genome shotgun sequence genome, the window AGCTTCCCAGACctttgacgtgtgtgtgtgtgtgtgtccattctgCTTGTGCATGAAAACACAGTCTCTGGGCCAGGGTTGGATGGGGGTTAATGCCACGTTCACTGTTCAtatctgctttgtgtgtgtgtgtttgatttgtttttaacacCCACCTACTGTATCTATAGTATGACTGTTTATATATTCCATGGTTTATGTTTGCACACCTTGTGTCtgctttctgtttacttttctACTTCTATTTATGCATATTCTGTGTTTATCTTACTTGAGTTGCTGTGTGTGCATTATCAGTTTTGAATATTTGTTGCATGTGTCTTGTATAATAAACATATCTTACTATGTGAACACATATGCATTTGTATAGTCCCACCCACTTTAACATGGTTTGCTGCTCCTGTGTTACACGTTATCTCATGTTGttctgtgtgcatgctgtgttGCATTTATGCCTCTAAACcatgtatgttgtatgtgcatgtatggtgTACATATGTTGGCATTCTGGCTTCAGATAGCTCTGCACAATCCTCCCGCGTGCAAGTGGCCATTCAGACCTTGGATGAAAACGACAATGCTCCCCATCTGGCTGAGCCCTAcgacatgtttgtgtgtgattcTGCAGCCCCTGGCCAGGTAAGCAGCCGACGTAGATGGGTTGTGCTCCCAAGGCCTCCAGCAGCCATTCCACTGAAAATGCTCTCCTCTTCCAGTTGATTCAGGTCATCCAGGCTCTAGACAGAGACGAAGTTGGCAACAGTAGCCAAGTCTCCCTTCAAGGTCCTGTGGGCCCTGATGCCAACTTTACAGTCCGGGACAACCGAGGTGGGTGGCCTTCTGCAACCACACCCATGCctatctccttcctctccctcccacacccctaccccaccTGTGGAAGCATCAGCCCAGCAGAAGGTAGGTGTGCATGTACCTGTTTGCTCTTTCATAAGCCTTGCCTGGGAAGCTGGCTGTATGGGCTGGACCAGCCCTCCAGGAAGGTGCCCCAGCCACCTTACTTTTCCCACAGATGGCTCTGCCAGCCTGCTGCTGCCTTCCCGCCCTGCTCCACCCCGCCAGGCCCCCTACTTGGTTCCTATAGAACTTTGGGATTGGGGACAGCCAGCCCTGAGCAGCACCGCCACGCTCACTATCAGTGTGTGTCGCTGCCGGCCCGATGGCTCCATGGCATCCTGCTGGCCTGAGGCTCAGCTCTCACCAACTGGCCTCAGCACGGGTGCCCTGCTTGCCATTGTCACCTGTATGGGCACCCTACTTGGTGAGTCAGGCCGCTGTGGGACAAGGTGTGGTATCTAGGCCTGTTCTGTGGGGAGGGAGAAAGCAGGTCTAGACATAAGGCATGAGTGACCCCCTTGGGCCAGGATTTTCTACTGCCTGATAGGTCCAAGAGAAAATGTTTTGTCTCATATCCGTGATAGTAACCAGCCTTATATACGAAAAGTGGTCTTTGGCATCAAGTGTGGTGCTGGGCACATCATGAATGTTTCATTTTAATCTTTCAAACACTAAGGAGATAAGGCTTTTTCCACGTAAATTCACGCAAAGGGTTAAGGCAGGAATCAAAGCAACCTTTGCCAAATGTCAGATCTAGGGCTTGCAACCCCTGGCCACACCTCCTCGGCCTTCACCTGGCCCCTCACGGGAACCAGCTGGCTCGGTGGTTTGTGTGCCCTTGTGCAGCCCTGGTGGTGCTCTTCGTGGCCCTGAggcggcagaagcaggaagcattGATGGTactggaggaggaggatgtcCGTGAGAACATCATCACCTATGATgatgagggaggtggagaggaggatACCGAGGCCTTTGACATCACAGCCTTGCAGAACCCAGACGGAGCTGctcctccagcagcagcagggccGCCAGTGCGCCGCGACGTGCTTCCGCGGACCCGAGCGCCACGCCAGCCCAGGCCACCGGGCCCCGCCGATGTGGCACAGTTGCTGGCTCTGCGGCTGCACGAGGCGAACGAGGACCCCAGTGTGCCCCCGTACGACTCGGTACAGGTGTATGGCTATGAGGGCCGAGGCTCCTCCTGCGGCTCGCTCAGCTCCCTGGGCTCCGGCAGCGAAGCTGGTGGTGTCCCCAACCCCTCTGAGCCAATGGATGACTGGGGCCCACTCTTCCGCACTCTGGCTGAGCTGTATGGGGCCAAGGAACCCCCGGCCCCCTGAGGCCGGCCCTGGCCCTGCAGCTCGCTGCACTGAGGTGGGGCAGCCCGCACAGGCCTTCTGAGTGAGCCCCACGGGGTCCAGGCAGGTGGGGGAAGCCCAGGGGCCCGATGtgtcctcccctccttccttcccccagatACCCTCCCTTTTACCTCCCTCTCCTCAGTCGGTCTGTGTGTTTCTCCAGAGATCCCTGTCTGTGATTCTCCACTGTCGGGGGTTGGGTTTTATAACTGACCCAACCTCTGTTCTcactgtgactgtgtggctgtttTTGTCTAGTAATTCTAATCGCTCAGACTGTCTCCTTTGCCCACACACATGCTCTGTCTCCTACACACatgttcctcctcccttctccttaaGTCCCTGgcgttttggtttgtttgttgttggttctgtttctttgtttcctggtaTCCATCCCAGCAAGAGAATCTTCCAGCCACTGCTGCCCCACCCTACTGAAGGAGATGCTCTGTTCCAGGTCATTGTCCGTGGACTGCATAggactgcggggggggggggggaccactGCTGCTCCTCCAATCCTGCTTCTAAACCAACTCTCCATTCCTCATAGACCTGCCCGCATGGTTCCATCCATCACTCATGCCTCATCCTGGCTCCGCTGGCTTCCAGCGGAAGGAAGAAAGGATCCAGCTCACCTCCCGGGGCAAGAGCTTCAGCCCCTGCGTGGCCACCTCCCTGGAGCTCTGCCTGGCTGTCAGCCTGCCCTGGGCCTTCCAGCTCTGGGCATAGTGTGTGCTTCTTAGGCcccaaagggaagggagaggggagaggaaggggaggcagctggggaagaggggaaagggaggaaggggaggggcctCCATCTCTAATTTCATAATAAACACTTTATTTTGTAAAGGAGgagcctgcttctgtttctacaCTGAGCCTTCTGGACAGAGTTTCCTCTATGCTGAGGGTGGAAGCGATCTAAGCCCTCTGGTCCCAGGTCATTCTTAGAGGTACCCACTTTATCTCTGATGAGATAGGAGTGTCAGGACTGCTCCattggaggagcagaaggataaTGGCTGTCCCCATGCAACTCTTCAGTCCCATGTCCCAAGAGATGAGCCTGTGAGACTAGCAAGAGGAAAGTGAACAAGGGATCGGGATGAATGGAGgcatgagagggagagaggaagtcaGTCAGAGAAGCAGGATGTGAATAACTAAGGGGTAGAGTATATCAGTGGGGTGGCAGCTGGTTGGGTCTGCCAACATCCTCAGTGCTCACTTCCTGAGGCAGAAGAGGCATCTTCCCTGGGAACAGCACAAGTCTCAGGCCTTTTCTCCAGGAAGGTCTCAGGCTCCCGGCGTGAGTCGGTCCCGGCAGGTCTCTGTGACGCTTCCTACTAAACGTGTGATGCTGGCAGCTGGAGAAGATGACttttgtgggagagagagagactgggtctcactatgtagctcaccATATAGCCCTGactctccttgaactcacaacaggcctcctgcctccatccctgaGGGCTGACattaaggtcacacagctgggaaCAAACCTCATGCCTTCCATAATTGCTGACTTAGAACAAGCAGGCAGTGGGACGCCAAGAGCCCTCTCTCCATTGCTGGTTATTTACTCTGCTGAAGTTGCACTAAAAGACCTGCATAAAAGCAGGTGTCCATCCTTCCAAGACCTCAGGAAACCGAAGATGCAGCAACCAAAGTAGGACCTCAGAGAGGACAGGGTCCTCCTTTAGGCTCACTCTGATAGCCGCTTCAACCTTTAAAATGTATTGgaacagggccgggcggtggtggcgcactcctttaatcccagcacttgggaggcagaggcaggaggatctctgtgagttcaggccagcgtggtctataagagctagctccaggacaggctacaaagttacagagaaaccctgtctcaaaaaataaaaatgcagggtggtggtggcgcacgcctttaatcccagcactcgggaggcagaggcaggcggatctctgtgagttcgagaccagcctggtctacaagagctagttccaggacaggctccaaaaccacagagaaaccctgtctcaaaaaaccaaaaaaataaattaattaattaattaattaaaatgtaatgaaCAAAATGACTCATGGGGCAGTCTCAGGTAGAGAAGGGCACATTCAGAAGGGACATGAGCTATGCCTGCCCAGTTTTACCAACCCTACCGAGGCACTCTAAcaatgcattaaaaaaattaaaggaacatGGGACTGGAGGAATAGCTCAGAtttgaagaggcagaggcatgtggatctctgtgagttcaaggccagcctgatctacaaagtgagttccaggacagccaaggatacaagagagagagagagagagagagaccatcctgactcaaaaaaaaaaaatcaaaaatcaagcCTTATTCTTTCAGGGTTCTAGACTCCTGGGAAGAGAGGTACAGAGCATCTCGGGGGATTGGgttgcacacacactcacactcttcACAGCAGCCTCTGGCTAGGCTCAGATGTCCATCACAGGTCCCACACCACCCCTCTGTGCCTGCCTTTGCTCACTGTCTGAAGACCTCAGAACAGACCAGGGGAGTAAGGAGTAGCTATGGGATGATGCATAGCCCGGCCCCAAGCTCCTCTTTTCTGTGGCTTTCTACTGTGCAAGATGTACAAAGCTGGGAgcagggaatgggggagaaggttGGCACTGTGCCACATAGGCGGCAGAGGCTGCTCTCATTCAAGtatggcttctttctcttcctgagtcACCACACATGCCCACCTGGCACGCTCAAGTGCAGATCCCCATGCTGAATCACAAACCCATAGCCGGATGTAAGACCCACTCAACCCCCTCATGCCCGTGCAGAAGTTGCCCCTCCAGGAACAGGAGGTCCCAAGTGTCCCTGACCTTCAGTTCTCACCCCTGGAGCCCCATACCTCCCCAAGGCTGGGCAGTTTGTAGGAGATGAAGGCTGCTGTGGAGGCCAACAGCTGGATTTCCACCCTGACTAGCAAGCTAGTCTCTACGCACTGAGAACTCTCCATAATCCTCTGTTCTTTCTGGGAGTTCCCGACTTTCCTTCCAAATCTCTAGAGCTTGGAAAATTCAGTTCAGAGTCTGTAAGTCTAATGTCAATGAATTCTGAAGTGCAGGTGGTCAAGGAAGAGGCAAAAACAGCTGTCAGTCTTAGGACTGGAGGCTTCAGGAGAGGTAAGAGAAAAGGTGATTCCTTCAGATCCCACCTCCTGACCATTCTGGGGAGAGGGCGCTGGCTCCTGGAGCTGAAAGCCTGGATCTCCAAGTCTGGGCCCTCCGGAAAGCCAGAGCGGGCCAGGAGGGCCAGGAGACATGCTAGCTGGCACCACCAGCATAGCGTCCCCACTCTGGTCTTAATCCCCTGAAGGGAGCAACCAGGAAAGGCTGGAGTAAAGAAACAGGGAGAAGTCTGTGGGGGTAGAGAGCAGGGCTGGTCTATAGGGCAGGACTCAGGCCCTGGCCGGCACAGCAAGATAAGCCTGGGAATGGGCAGTTTCTCTGTGCTCGCCTTCCTAGCTCATTGGCTCCTTGGAGTTCATTCATCTCCAGCCAATAGGCAGGGGCTTGGCCTAGTCCCCAGAAGCTTacaaggaaagcagaaaaaaaaccaaaaaaaggggggtgggaggcaggacCAAGGGAAATATGCACAGAGAACCCACGAAGGCTTGTGCATGTCTGAGTTCTGCAATGTTGTCACTATAACCTGGGAAGTCCGATAACTCCCTATACCTGATCCAGTTTCCATAAAGGATGATGCTTCCAAAGACTGTCATGAGAACGCCACCCAGTCTAGGCGGAATCACAACAGTCATGATAGTCCCAGCAGGGGGGTGGCAGAGACAAGCCCATGGCCACTATAACTAAACTAGCCCCTGCAGCCCTGGGGTTTCTAAGTCTTTCTGAGGAGGCTGTTctctcctggctggcctggctgACCAAGTTGAGAAGTGAACAGGAAAGAGAGATAAACACTCAGACAAATAAGGACCAAAATGAGAATAGAGATTGGGACAGGACAGCAAGAAAGGGTCTAGCACATAGCAGGGCAGTTGGTGTGCAGTAGACATGCAACAAGTATTGGCAGAGTCAGTTTAGAGGCAGAAGAGGCGATGCCATCCATCTGAACATCCTCAGGACAGGTTGGGCAGAGATATCAATAGCTCCGGGAGGCAGAAAGGATAGGGACTTAAACAAAAAGAGCAGGCAACCCTGAAAAGCCAGAGCCAGATGCCATGAGGCTGCTTCAGAACCAGCCCCACTAAGGCAGCCTCATTCCGCGACCTACCCGCCTTGTCTGGGTCCCCAGGTGCTGTCATTTCTCAAATCATTTCAGTCTTCACTGTTATCCCGTCGTCTTCAGCTGTCACCTCCTCTGGCTCCACAAAGAGTTCTCCACCTCCTGCAGCATCTTGTGGAGTGGCGGGTCCAGGGCGGACTTGACTGacttctgcctcctgctcctgctcccgcTCCGGCTCCCGCTCCGGCTCCGGCTCCGGCTCCGGCTCCCGCTCCTGCTCCAAGCCTGGGGCTTTCTGCAGCTCCATGTATAGCATGTAGGCATCACTGCGGGACACATACTCCCATCCAGACTCTTGAACATGGAAAAGGTCCACTGAGCCCCCTGAATAAGCATCACGGTGGGTGGCATGGGCCACAGCACAGCGGGCCAGAGTATAGGCTTCCTGAATGGTCATGTCATAGTGGTAGCTACGGTCAAGCACACCATAGGCATAGGGAGATCCAGAGCCCACAGAGAAGATGTCTCCCTGCAGACAAGTGCCATCGCTGTAGACATAGAAGAGGGCAGGGCCAGAGTGGTCCCAGCCACACAGGGCTGTGGCCACACACAGATCCAGACCCCGGTAGCGGGACATCATAGTTGACAAGAGTTTGGCTGTGCCCGCCACACTGGGCAGCTGACCTTCCCTCAGTTCCCGAAGTCGCAGCTCCCGCTGTAATACCCGATACCATGTGACACAATCAGCAGAGGTGCCAGAGGTGGTACCCAGAAGGTGCCGGTGCACAGGGATGACCTTTCGTGAGGCCGGACATGCCACATAGCTGCCACAGGAGGAACGAGTGTCAGCTGCAGCGATGACACCATGACGGAATCGAAAAGCCAGGGTGGTGGTGCCATGAGCCAGTCTGGGGCCATAGATCTGCAGGAAGGTTTGAGGGTCACAGCCCCGAGGCACAGCCCAGCCACCAGCCTCAGGCAAATGGGGGGATAGCCCCTGGGTATCAGGGACCTGCCACTTGCAGACatcctgcagagccatctctgagGCTGAGTGTAAATTGGAAGGAGTAGGGCAGCATTTGAGGCCTGGGTCAGAAGGGGAGAAGGACGCCGTTGAGAAGCTGGACCACAGCCAGAACTGGTGGTAAATGAGACTGTGAGGCTTCGTTGCTCCCGATCTCAAGTCAGGCTTCTGGATTGGTTGGTAAAGCATCTCCACCCACATCAGAGAACTgccaagaggagagagaatgcaCCAGCAGAGGTTCTGGCGCTGGGGAGACGCCACCTATCAGTCACCTAAGAGTCTCCTGTCTGTCAACCTCTATCTGCCCAGCAGGGGTGGGGATTAGGGTAACTGCAGAGAAGAGTGGATGCAAGAGGAAGGAGGAGCGGGGCTGCATCCTCCTTGGCTTTGCTGTGGGACATTAGGCAAGCAAAGACTTCCAACTCATGGCAAGATGGAGGTgtaacaagccgggcggtggtggcacacacctttaatcccagcactcgggaggcagaggcaggcggatctctgggagttcgaggccagcctggtctacaagagctagttccaggacaggctccaaaaccacagagaaaccctgtctcgaaaaacaaaaacacaacaacaacaaaaaaaagatggaggTGTAACATGAACTGTGTTGAACACAGAAAAGACGGGAGTTTCTGttagagggaaagggagaagactTCACTACCTCCCCGAAAAGCAGGATACTGAGGGATAAGAGTGCCAGAACATAAaagtttctcttctgctttggGGACAAAGGGGTCCTTCTGTCTGCACACAAAGATGGCATTCCTAGGTTGGGACGGTCACTAGTAGgtagataaaagcacttgcttagcaAGCCTGGCAACCAGAGTTTGAGCCTCAGAACATTAAAAAGCCAGATGccaaccctcaggaggcagaggcaggcggatctctcagctcaaggccaacctggccttcaaagtgagttccaggacagtcagagctacacagagaaaccttgtcttgcaGATGCGGTGACACACATCTCTAATCATCATCTCTATGGcgagaagagaagcagagacaggagaaccagcTCGCCTGGAGGaccaaggtggaaggtgagaactggctctagagttgtcctctgacctcacactcaCTCACGTGCACTTTATACACACTGACAtctgctggaactcactctgaaggccaggttggccttgagctgagagatccgcctgcctctgcctcctgagggttggcatctggctttttaatgtgggttctaagGCTCAAACTCTGATTGCCAGGCTTGCTAAGCAAGTaaataatttgttcatttttcaaaagaTGGCCTTCCTAGGTATCCATGGAGCTTATAAGTGCAGTATTTGCCTAGATGGCCAAACCTGGCAtcacaaaaatgataaaataataatctgAAGGCATGCATATGTAATGATACATACCTATTATCAATTCCAGCATTCCAGGCTCAGATGGGAggcttgtgagttccaggccagccaaaagACTCTATCTcagataaacaagcaaacaaacaaataacttttaaaataaatactataggaagatggagagatggctcagtggttaaaaacactggctgctcttctagaggacctgggttcaattccctgtacccacatggcagctcatgattgcctgtagttccagtttcaggggatctgacaccttcacacagcagGCAAAACATTAGCATGCacgaaataaaaattaaaaaaatactacaaaGTTTCAGactctctgatgtgggatgtccttctgtatacgtgttgcttttattgggtgataaataaagttgtttcagccaatggcttggcagagtaaaggtaggcaggaaatccgaacagagatagaaatagagtaggcagagtcagggagatgccgtATAGccaccaaaagagaaagatgccagaaagatgtaagccacagcctcatggcgatacatagattaatagaaatgggttaacttaagacataagagctagctagaaatatgcctgagacatcggccaaacagtgctgtaattgaTATAagttctttgtgattatttgggtatgggtggcagtctctgtttacacttcTCTGTAAGAATGGAGTGAAATCCTCCTACCTCATGCCATCATCGAGTCGGGCCGGGACAGCTGATGGTCTCCTAAGTGGACActcagaggcatgcagatctctgtgagtacaaggaaagccaggtctacatagagagactctgtctcaaaaaaataaataaaaattaaaaaaaagaaaagaaaattgaaaaataagtccactgttgtggaatatttgtttaactaggcaaagatgtgttacatttgtttaccatgcatttgcttaactatgtaagGATTCGTTTCATTTGCATTAAATAAAACTAACGTTGGCTCAGAGAGGCAGAATtggcaactagctgacaggaagtagaagggagaagTGTAGTGTGGCTTTTGTTGGCTTGGGTGTGActcttggagacagggtttctctgtgttacagccctggctgtcctgaaattcaccctgtagcccagggtggcctcagactcagagatctgcctgcctctgcctcccgagtgcagggtttaaaggtgtgtgccacctctgcctggcagtAGCATGAGTTTTTAGTTGGGGTGGtgtgaaagaaggaagaggaagccagcAAAGAGAGAAAACTAGACAGTTGCTACTCTAACTCTCTGAGCTTGCAGGTTTTCACCCTAGCCTTTGAATTTCAAGTTTTATTGgaatgatagagatttaattAAAGCTACCTTCAGTGGCAGAAACAGAGCCACCGTCTGGGGGAATGGAATCCACCCAGGCTAAGGCCTTAGTGGCTAGTAGTTTAAAGGACAGCCACTGTGATAAAGGGAAAATAGCATTTTGGGGCTTCACATTGGGTGCCAAATATAGCGGGCTTTGTTGGACTGCTAATCAGCTTCCAAATCACGACACCGAGATTTATtatagttatgaatgctcagccttagcttatgcttgtcccattagctcttataacttattttaacctgtCCGTCTTCTACATCTTGTCTTGAGGCTTTTTACCTTACTTTCATTCTGTATATCCTGCTCCTACTGCTTTTTCCATGTCTTACTGGCTGGTAACTGCCTGGCTGGCCCCAAGCATcgcctcctttttctccctcattctcccctcctcctatttattctctctgcccagctgctCTGCCTATTTCTCTACTGCCTAGTTATTGATTGTTCAGCTTTTGATTAAACgaagcaaagcaacacatctttacatcattgaACAAAAGCAATATAAACAAACGTAACCCGTCTTTGCCTAGTTACAGTATATTCCACCACAGTCCACTATTGACCAGTCCAAATCCATCCCacaatctcttttctttctattcctaGCACATTTTCTACTTCTGCTCCCCCTGTCTCCAGGATTTAAATCCTATCCCTCAATGTCTGGTTTAAGTGCCATGCATTCTGAAATCCTTCCCC encodes:
- the Psmb11 gene encoding proteasome subunit beta type-11 codes for the protein MALQDVCKWQVPDTQGLSPHLPEAGGWAVPRGCDPQTFLQIYGPRLAHGTTTLAFRFRHGVIAAADTRSSCGSYVACPASRKVIPVHRHLLGTTSGTSADCVTWYRVLQRELRLRELREGQLPSVAGTAKLLSTMMSRYRGLDLCVATALCGWDHSGPALFYVYSDGTCLQGDIFSVGSGSPYAYGVLDRSYHYDMTIQEAYTLARCAVAHATHRDAYSGGSVDLFHVQESGWEYVSRSDAYMLYMELQKAPGLEQEREPEPEPEPEREPEREQEQEAEVSQVRPGPATPQDAAGGGELFVEPEEVTAEDDGITVKTEMI